In one window of Gossypium arboreum isolate Shixiya-1 chromosome 4, ASM2569848v2, whole genome shotgun sequence DNA:
- the LOC108479920 gene encoding polypyrimidine tract-binding protein homolog 1-like isoform X2, whose protein sequence is MSTSSQPQFHYTQTPSKVLHLRNLPWECAEEELVELCKPFGKIVNTKCNVGANRNQAFVEFADLNQAISMVSYYASSSEPAQIRGKTVYIQYSNRHEIVNNKSAGDTPGNVLLVTIEGVEPNDVTIETIHLVFSAFGFVHKIATFEKAAGFQALIQFTDAETASSARNALDGRSIPRYLLPDHVSSCYLRISYSAHTDLNIKFQSHRSRDYTNPYLPVNPTAMEGLLQPVVGPDGKKQEPQSNVLLASIENMQYAVTVDVLHKVFSAFGTVQKIAIFEKNGGTQALIQYPDVTTAAVAKESLEGHCIYDGGYCIQ, encoded by the exons ATGTCAACATCAAGCCAACCCCAGTTCCATTATACCCAGACGCCATCGAAGGTCCTCCATCTCCGTAACCTCCCATGGGAGTGTGCGGAAGAGGAACTCGTCGAACTTTGTAAACCCTTTGGGAAGATCGTTAATACTAAATGCAATGTTGGCGCCAACCGAAACCAAGCTTTTGTTGAATTC GCAGACTTAAATCAGGCTATTTCAATGGTTTCATACTATGCTTCATCATCAGAACCAGCACAGATTCGTGGAAAAACTGTgtatattcaatattcaaacagACATGAAATTGTCAACAACAAAAGTGCTGGAGATACCCCTGGAAATGTGTTGCTGGTTACCATTGAGGGTGTGGAACCTAATGACGTGACCATTGAGACCATTCACTTG GTATTTTCTGCATTTGGTTTTGTGCACAAGATTGCTACTTTTGAAAAGGCTGCCGGATTCCAG GCATTAATCCAATTCACTGATGCTGAAACTGCATCTTCGGCGAGGAATGCATTGGATGGGAGAAGTATTCCCAG GTACTTGCTTCCAGATCATGTTTCTTCTTGTTACCTGAGAATCTCATATTCAGCACACACTGATCTGAATATCAAGTTTCAGTCTCATCGGAGCAG GGACTATACCAATCCTTACCTTCCTGTGAATCCTACTGCAATGGAAGGACTTTTGCAG CCTGTAGTTGGTCCTGATGGAAAAAAGCAAGAGCCTCAGAGTAATGTGCTACTTGCTTCAATTGAAAATATGCAGTATGCTGTGACAGTTGATGTTCTTCACAAG GTGTTCTCAGCATTTGGCACAGTCCAAAAGATTGCCATATTTGAGAAGAATGGTGGAACACAGGCACTTATTCAATATCCCG ATGTTACAACCGCAGCAGTTGCCAAAGAATCCTTAGAGGGACACTGCATATATGATGGTGGCTATT GCATACAGTGA
- the LOC108479920 gene encoding polypyrimidine tract-binding protein homolog 1-like isoform X1: MSTSSQPQFHYTQTPSKVLHLRNLPWECAEEELVELCKPFGKIVNTKCNVGANRNQAFVEFADLNQAISMVSYYASSSEPAQIRGKTVYIQYSNRHEIVNNKSAGDTPGNVLLVTIEGVEPNDVTIETIHLVFSAFGFVHKIATFEKAAGFQALIQFTDAETASSARNALDGRSIPRYLLPDHVSSCYLRISYSAHTDLNIKFQSHRSRDYTNPYLPVNPTAMEGLLQPVVGPDGKKQEPQSNVLLASIENMQYAVTVDVLHKVFSAFGTVQKIAIFEKNGGTQALIQYPDVTTAAVAKESLEGHCIYDGGYCKLHLSYSRHTDLNVKAYSDKSRDYTISDPSLLATQVPGLPAAPNAWQNPQGVPVHHGTDYSASAAIQGQPPAGQVPAWDPNFQARPPYGSVPGQTYQSLTAPTYVNAARPAGSSPLSQPGASSMPMQQQQQPPWANVRQGGAAVLGRPPYYSR; the protein is encoded by the exons ATGTCAACATCAAGCCAACCCCAGTTCCATTATACCCAGACGCCATCGAAGGTCCTCCATCTCCGTAACCTCCCATGGGAGTGTGCGGAAGAGGAACTCGTCGAACTTTGTAAACCCTTTGGGAAGATCGTTAATACTAAATGCAATGTTGGCGCCAACCGAAACCAAGCTTTTGTTGAATTC GCAGACTTAAATCAGGCTATTTCAATGGTTTCATACTATGCTTCATCATCAGAACCAGCACAGATTCGTGGAAAAACTGTgtatattcaatattcaaacagACATGAAATTGTCAACAACAAAAGTGCTGGAGATACCCCTGGAAATGTGTTGCTGGTTACCATTGAGGGTGTGGAACCTAATGACGTGACCATTGAGACCATTCACTTG GTATTTTCTGCATTTGGTTTTGTGCACAAGATTGCTACTTTTGAAAAGGCTGCCGGATTCCAG GCATTAATCCAATTCACTGATGCTGAAACTGCATCTTCGGCGAGGAATGCATTGGATGGGAGAAGTATTCCCAG GTACTTGCTTCCAGATCATGTTTCTTCTTGTTACCTGAGAATCTCATATTCAGCACACACTGATCTGAATATCAAGTTTCAGTCTCATCGGAGCAG GGACTATACCAATCCTTACCTTCCTGTGAATCCTACTGCAATGGAAGGACTTTTGCAG CCTGTAGTTGGTCCTGATGGAAAAAAGCAAGAGCCTCAGAGTAATGTGCTACTTGCTTCAATTGAAAATATGCAGTATGCTGTGACAGTTGATGTTCTTCACAAG GTGTTCTCAGCATTTGGCACAGTCCAAAAGATTGCCATATTTGAGAAGAATGGTGGAACACAGGCACTTATTCAATATCCCG ATGTTACAACCGCAGCAGTTGCCAAAGAATCCTTAGAGGGACACTGCATATATGATGGTGGCTATTGTAAGCTTCATCTATCATACTCTCGTCATACTGATCTCAATGTAAAG GCATACAGTGATAAAAGTAGAGATTACACAATCTCAGACCCGAGTTTGCTTGCAACACAAGTTCCGGGATTGCCTGCTGCTCCAAATGCTTGGCAGAATCCTCAGGGTGTTCCGGTGCACCATGGTACTGACTATTCGGCTTCAGCTGCAATACAGGGTCAACCTCCTGCTGGACAAGTTCCTGCTTGGGATCCAAATTTTCAGGCTAGGCCGCCATATGGATCAGTTCCTGGTCAAACATATCAATCGTTGACAGCCCCTACATACGTTAATGCGGCAAGACCTGCAGGTTCATCACCCCTTTCACAACCTGGTGCATCTTCCATGCCcatgcagcagcagcagcagccgCCATGGGCTAATGTTAGACAAGGAGGTGCAGCGGTGCTGGGTCGGCCTCCTTATTACAGTCGATGA
- the LOC128291638 gene encoding uncharacterized protein LOC128291638 — MKISFTSLPSIVEATVFQWSYRPYGQEFSIRTWLRNLVHVKELSVNSWFSQFRSSYWEEAGGSRPTFALEPPFVELKKDGQLTTEFLHNVKEIRVHHFFVYKSEIEFIKHLLQQAVVLETLSLTYHRLEFDPEFSDRCNNSPKELVEEEIFSLPRVSSLVHILFH; from the exons ATGAAGATTTCTTTCACTTCTTTGCCTTCGATTGTTGAAGCTACCGTTTTTCAATGGAGTTATAGACCATATGGGCAAGAATTTTCCATTAGAACATGGTTAAGAAATCTTGTCCATGTAAAGGAACTCAGTGTGAACTCTTGGTTTTCTCAG TTTAGATCTTCGTATTGGGAAGAAGCTGGTGGGAGTAGACCAACTTTTGCCTTGGAGCCTCCTTTTGTTGAGTTGAAAAAAGATGGACAACTAACAACAGAGTTTCTGCATAATGTGAAGGAAATTAGGGTACATCATTTCTTTGTTTATAAAAGTGAGATTGAATTTATTAAGCATCTGTTGCAACAGGCAGTTGTTCTTGAGACGTTATCTTTAACCTATCATAGGCTTGAATTTGATCCTGAATTTAGTGATAGATGTAATAATAGCCCTAAAGAGTTAGTTGAAGAGGAAATTTTTAGCTTGCCTAGAGTTTCCTCTCTTGTTCATATATTGTTTCATTAG
- the LOC108477294 gene encoding 54S ribosomal protein L51, mitochondrial-like, with the protein MALRGVWQLKKLIVSYCDWGGSSRGIRAFMESELPTFKEKNPQLEVVTELIRGQHPHLKGFYKNKNERVVCVKNMTPEDILLYGTRLRNALGRKVVKLKTRHVTKHPSVQGTWTTDVKF; encoded by the exons ATGGCATTGCGAGGAGTTTGGCAACTTAAAAAGCTGATTGTAAGCTATTGTGATTGGGGAGGTAGTAGTAGGGGCATCAG GGCATTTATGGAGTCTGAGTTACCAACTTTTAAAGAGAAAAACCCTCAGCTGGAGGTGGTTACTGAACTCATTCGTGGGCAGCATCCACATTTGAAAGGCTTTTACA AGAACAAAAACGAGCGGGTGGTATGCGTGAAGAATATGACTCCTGAAGATATCCTTCTTTATGGAACCAGGCTAAGAAACGCATTGGGAAGAAAGGTGGTGAAATTGAAGACAAGGCATGTAACTAAACACCCTAGTGTGCAAGGTACATGGACAACTGATGTGAAATTTTGA